The following are encoded together in the Zingiber officinale cultivar Zhangliang chromosome 8A, Zo_v1.1, whole genome shotgun sequence genome:
- the LOC122008687 gene encoding purine permease 3-like isoform X1: protein MRPHLNLFWFPIVIHKTTHAAANASIAMDVEGRDNGAAASADPPPATMSKSLKRALVALNCVLMALGNTGGPLISRLYFRGGGHRQWLASWLETGGWPLLLLPLIFSYRYRSRRSPTKPKLFFLTPRIFLASAVLGLLTGLDDFLYAYGLAFLPVSTSALLISTQLAFTAFFAFLIVRQRFTAYSINAVALLTVGAVMLGLHASSDRPAGVSQAGYYRGFVLTLGAAALYGLVLPLVELVYAKAEQTITYTLVMEMQLVISFFATAFCTVGMIVNNDFQAIPREARHFDLGEVRYYVVLVWSAIFWQFFFLGTVGVIFCVNTLLAGILIAVFIPITEVLAAIFYHEKFTSQKVVALLLSLWGLASYSYGEYTEQKEKKSKKKQNSITVSDQAP from the exons ATGCGGCCGCACCTCAACTTGTTCTGGTTCCCTATCGTGATTCACAAGACGACGCACGCAGCGGCGAACGCCTCGATCGCCATGGACGTCGAAGGTCGGGACAATGGCGCCGCCGCCTCGGCTGATCCACCTCCCGCCACCATGAGCAAATCCTTGAAGCGCGCACTCGTCGCCCTCAACTGCGTCCTCATGGCGCTCGGCAACACCGGCGGGCCCCTCATCTCCCGCCTCTACTTCCGCGGAGGCGGTCACCGGCAGTGGCTCGCTAGCTGGCTGGAGACCGGTGGGTGgccccttcttctcctcccccTCATCTTCTCTTACCGCTACCGCAGCCGCCGCTCTCCGACGAAGCCCAAGTTGTTCTTCCTCACGCCGCGCATCTTCCTCGCCTCCGCCGTCCTCGGCCTCCTCACCGGCCTCGACGACTTCCTCTACGCCTACGGCCTCGCCTTCCTCCCAGTCTCCACCTCCGCCCTCCTTATCTCGACCCAGCTCGCCTTCACTGCCTTCTTCGCCTTCCTCATCGTGCGCCAGCGCTTCACCGCCTACTCCATCAACGCGGTGGCGCTGCTCACGGTGGGCGCCGTCATGCTGGGACTCCACGCTAGCTCCGACCGTCCCGCCGGTGTGAGCCAAGCCGGGTACTACCGCGGGTTCGTGCTCACCCTGGGGGCGGCGGCACTCTACGGCCTCGTCCTCCCGCTGGTGGAGCTCGTCTACGCCAAGGCGGAACAGACCATCACCTACACCCTCGTCATGGAGATGCAGCTCGTCATTAGTTTCTTCGCCACCGCCTTCTGCACCGTCGGCATGATCGTCAACAACGAtttccag GCAATTCCGAGAGAAGCGAGGCACTTCGATCTCGGCGAGGTGAGATACTACGTGGTCCTGGTCTGGTCCGCCATCTTCTGGCAGTTCTTCTTCCTCGGCACCGTCGGAGTCATCTTCTGCGTCAACACGCTCCTCGCCGGAATCCTCATCGCCGTCTTCATTCCCATCACCGAGGTGCTCGCCGCCATCTTCTACCACGAGAAGTTCACGAGCCAGAAGGTGGTCGCCCTCTTGCTCTCCCTCTGGGGCCTGGCTTCTTATTCTTACGGAGAATACACGGaacagaaggagaagaagagcaagaagaaacAAAACTCCATCACTGTTAGTGATCAAGCTCCATGA
- the LOC122008687 gene encoding purine permease 3-like isoform X2, with protein MDVEGRDNGAAASADPPPATMSKSLKRALVALNCVLMALGNTGGPLISRLYFRGGGHRQWLASWLETGGWPLLLLPLIFSYRYRSRRSPTKPKLFFLTPRIFLASAVLGLLTGLDDFLYAYGLAFLPVSTSALLISTQLAFTAFFAFLIVRQRFTAYSINAVALLTVGAVMLGLHASSDRPAGVSQAGYYRGFVLTLGAAALYGLVLPLVELVYAKAEQTITYTLVMEMQLVISFFATAFCTVGMIVNNDFQAIPREARHFDLGEVRYYVVLVWSAIFWQFFFLGTVGVIFCVNTLLAGILIAVFIPITEVLAAIFYHEKFTSQKVVALLLSLWGLASYSYGEYTEQKEKKSKKKQNSITVSDQAP; from the exons ATGGACGTCGAAGGTCGGGACAATGGCGCCGCCGCCTCGGCTGATCCACCTCCCGCCACCATGAGCAAATCCTTGAAGCGCGCACTCGTCGCCCTCAACTGCGTCCTCATGGCGCTCGGCAACACCGGCGGGCCCCTCATCTCCCGCCTCTACTTCCGCGGAGGCGGTCACCGGCAGTGGCTCGCTAGCTGGCTGGAGACCGGTGGGTGgccccttcttctcctcccccTCATCTTCTCTTACCGCTACCGCAGCCGCCGCTCTCCGACGAAGCCCAAGTTGTTCTTCCTCACGCCGCGCATCTTCCTCGCCTCCGCCGTCCTCGGCCTCCTCACCGGCCTCGACGACTTCCTCTACGCCTACGGCCTCGCCTTCCTCCCAGTCTCCACCTCCGCCCTCCTTATCTCGACCCAGCTCGCCTTCACTGCCTTCTTCGCCTTCCTCATCGTGCGCCAGCGCTTCACCGCCTACTCCATCAACGCGGTGGCGCTGCTCACGGTGGGCGCCGTCATGCTGGGACTCCACGCTAGCTCCGACCGTCCCGCCGGTGTGAGCCAAGCCGGGTACTACCGCGGGTTCGTGCTCACCCTGGGGGCGGCGGCACTCTACGGCCTCGTCCTCCCGCTGGTGGAGCTCGTCTACGCCAAGGCGGAACAGACCATCACCTACACCCTCGTCATGGAGATGCAGCTCGTCATTAGTTTCTTCGCCACCGCCTTCTGCACCGTCGGCATGATCGTCAACAACGAtttccag GCAATTCCGAGAGAAGCGAGGCACTTCGATCTCGGCGAGGTGAGATACTACGTGGTCCTGGTCTGGTCCGCCATCTTCTGGCAGTTCTTCTTCCTCGGCACCGTCGGAGTCATCTTCTGCGTCAACACGCTCCTCGCCGGAATCCTCATCGCCGTCTTCATTCCCATCACCGAGGTGCTCGCCGCCATCTTCTACCACGAGAAGTTCACGAGCCAGAAGGTGGTCGCCCTCTTGCTCTCCCTCTGGGGCCTGGCTTCTTATTCTTACGGAGAATACACGGaacagaaggagaagaagagcaagaagaaacAAAACTCCATCACTGTTAGTGATCAAGCTCCATGA
- the LOC122008688 gene encoding protein CURVATURE THYLAKOID 1D, chloroplastic-like — translation MELSSAPRSLLSLRHLHRPLAVAAPSPLLLLHSSCPFSTEHLLSSRSLEPKPGFRNSGACPLRANVSDEVTSTSDLVDDDTTKKAEGPSLHMNWNSGWKDNLDGSEGVNESADSPLSKLNIKMDAEESYPILFLGVGSLVALWISSTVISTLDSVPVVPKVLEVIGLGFTIWFTSRYLIFKENRDEFFSNLQDTKDKILGPSDE, via the exons ATGGAGCTTTCGTCGGCTCCCCGCAGCCTCCTCTCGCTCCGCCACCTCCACCGACCGCTCGCCGTCGCAGCCCCTTCCCCCCTCCTGCTCCTTCACTCCTCTTGCCCCTTTTCGACCGAGCACCTCCTTTCGTCTCGCTCCTTGGAGCCCAAGCCAG GATTTCGCAATTCCGGGGCATGTCCGCTGCGGGCCAATGTCTCCGACGAGGTGACATCCACGTCCGACTTGGTGGACGATGATACCACGAAGAAGGCCGAAGGCCCTTCCTTACACATGAACTGGAACTCAGGCTGGAAAGATAATCTGGATGGCAGTGAAGGGGTTAATGAATCTGCTGATAGCCCTCTGTCTAAGCTCAACATCAAG ATGGATGCTGAAGAATCTTATCCCATCCTCTTCTTGGGAGTCGGTTCTCTTGTTGCACTCTGGATTTCGTCTACTGTTATTTCTACACTTGATTCAGTCCCTGTG GTCCCTAAGGTTCTCGAAGTTATTGGCCTCGGCTTCACCATCTGGTTCACCTCGCGATATCTCATCTTCAAG GAAAACAGGGATGAATTTTTCTCGAACCTTCAAGATACCAAGGACAAGATATTAGGCCCTAGTGATGAATGA
- the LOC122008689 gene encoding alternative NAD(P)H-ubiquinone oxidoreductase C1, chloroplastic/mitochondrial-like: MVLVLALRLQSPPPFATSMNSSACWRFPVLVGGPSVVGPRPGVRLFTNDAGPSVPSKGLRDHFGRSAFGISKRRAGALAIFAATHLGFFHSTLSGGNGVKFIAQASGGEAASTSYTWPEKQRPRICILGGGFGGLYTALRLESLVWADDKRPQVVLVDQSDRFVFKPMLYELLSGEVDAWEVAPLFTDLLKSTSIQFIKDRVKLLHPSDHLNQSTPDRGSTLGGTVHLESGVIIEYDWLVLALGAESKLDVVPGSAEYALPFSTLADAHKVDERLKSLERNRFGKVCSPISVAIVGCGYSGVELAATISERLKDKGIVQAINVEPTICPNAPPGNREVALRILQSRNVQLFLGYFVSCIKETSSSEDLTKVTASTEVGSGGSTGGEKFILNLQPAQRGLGNQILEADLVLWTVGSKPLIPQLTSTDYYSGIPLNGKGQAETDETLRVRGHPRIFAIGDSSALRDSSGKILPATAQVAFQQADFTGWNLWAAINGRPLLPFRFQNLGEMMTLGMNDAAISPSFIDGLTLDGPLGHAARKIAYLIRMPTDEHRLKVGVSWLAKTAIDSIAMLQSSIAKAITGSS, encoded by the exons ATGGTCTTGGTTTTGGCTCTCCGACTGCAATCTCCTCCGCCCTTTGCCACCTCGATGAACAGCTCAGCTTGCTGGCGCTTCCCGGTTCTCGTCGGAGGGCCGTCAGTGGTCGGGCCCAGACCTGGTGTTCGGCTGTTCACAAACGACGCCGGTCCCTCAGTACCTTCCAAAG GACTAAGAGACCATTTCGGGAGATCAGCTTTCGGAATTTCCAAGAGACGTGCAGGTGCTTTGGCGATCTTTGCAGCAACTCACTTGGGGTTCTTCCATAGTACATTATCTGGTGGAAATGGAGTTAAATTCATTGCTCAAGCATCAGGAGGTGAAGCAGCATCTACATCTTATACATGGCCAGAGAAACAG AGACCACGAATCTGCATTTTAGGTGGTGGATTTGGGGGACTATACACAGCTCTTAGGTTGGAATCTCTTGTCTGGGCAGATGACAAAAGACCTCAG GTTGTGCTAGTAGACCAGTCTGATAGATTTGTTTTCAAGCCGATGCTGTATGAATTGCTATCGGGAG AAGTAGATGCATGGGAAGTAGCACCTTTATTTACAGATTTGCTGAAGAGTACCAGCATACAGTTCATCAAAGATAGAGTAAAGTTGTTGCATCCTTCTGATCATTTGAATCAATCTACCCCTGATCGCGGAAGCACATTAGGAGGAACTGTTCATCTTGAAAGTGGAGTTATCATCGAATATGATTG GCTGGTCCTAGCTTTAGGAGCTGAATCTAAATTGGATGTTGTTCCTGGATCTGCTGAATATGCCTTGCCATTCTCAACCTTGGCAGATGCTCAT AAAGTTGATGAACGCTTGAAGAGTTTGGAGAGGAACAGATTTGGAAAGGTTTGTTCTCCCATTTCCGTAGCTATTGTTGGTTGTGGCTACTCAGGAGTGGAGTTAGCTGCTACTATCTCAGAAAGATTAAAGGATAAAGGAATAGTTCAAGCAATTAATGTTGAACCAACCATCTGTCCTAATGCTCCTCCGGGAAATAGAGAAGTTGCACTAAGA ATTCTTCAATCTCGGAATGTCCAGCTTTTCTTGGGATATTTCGTAAGTTGCATAAAAGAGACTTCAAGTTCTGAAGATTTGACTAAGGTGACAGCATCCACAGAAGTAGGCAGTGGTGGTTCAACTGGCGGCGAGAAATTCATTTTAAACCTTCAACCTGCTCAAAGAGGCCTTGGAAATCAAATTCTTGAAGCCGATTTGGTGTTGTGGACAGTAGGGTCTAAACCTCTCATTCCACAGCTGACATCGACTGATTATTACAGTGGAATCCCACTGAATGGAAAGGGACAAGCTGAGACCGATGAAACTCTCCGTGTAAGAGGGCATCCCAGAATATTCGCCATCGGAGATTCATCAGCTCTGAGAGATTCTTCTGGCAAAATACTTCCGGCCACCGCACAA GTTGCTTTTCAGCAAGCGGATTTTACTGGTTGGAATCTCTGGGCTGCCATTAATGGTCGACCTCTGTTACCATTTAG GTTCCAAAACCTGGGTGAGATGATGACTTTGGGaatgaatgatgctgccatctcaCCTAGTTTCATTGACGGACTCACCTTGGATGGTCCTCTTGGTCATGCAG CGAGGAAGATAGCCTACTTGATCCGAATGCCGACCGATGAGCACCGGTTAAAGGTTGGCGTGAGTTGGCTTGCCAAGACTGCCATTGATTCTATTGCCATGCTCCAGAGCAGCATTGCGAAAGCCATTACAGGCTCGTCGTAA
- the LOC122008690 gene encoding tuliposide A-converting enzyme 1, chloroplastic-like — protein sequence MAAVTPVESPDEIALDAFPFLRIYKSGRVERFLGTGVVPAGVDSATGVVSKDVLVDPATNLSARLYLPGHPQPDRTLPVLVYFHGGGFVIESAASPTYHNYLNALVAAAGVVAVSVEYRRAPECPLPAAYDDCFAALRWVASRPAEEPWLAEGRADLGRLFLAGDSAGANIVHHAALRAAAEGLGRDEAAIEGLLLIHPFFWGSEPIGSESRASADREMIDKLWQLASPGTDGVDDPLINPAAKGAASLVALPGRRVVVAVAEKDMLKDRGRAYHELLRQSGWKGEARLEEAEGPDASHVFHLINPACDISANMLKTVAAFLNSGE from the coding sequence ATGGCCGCCGTCACTCCAGTCGAATCCCCCGACGAAATTGCCCTCGATGCTTTTCCATTCCTCCGCATCTACAAGAGCGGCCGCGTCGAGCGTTTCCTCGGCACCGGCGTCGTTCCCGCCGGTGTCGACTCCGCCACCGGCGTCGTCTCCAAGGACGTTCTCGTCGATCCCGCCACCAACCTCTCCGCTCGCCTTTACCTCCCGGGCCACCCCCAGCCCGACCGCACGCTCCCTGTCCTCGTCTACTTTCATGGCGGCGGCTTCGTCATCGAGAGCGCCGCCTCGCCTACCTACCACAACTACCTCAACGCCCTCGTTGCCGCTGCGGGCGTGGTCGCCGTGTCCGTCGAGTACCGCCGTGCGCCCGAGTGCCCACTGCCGGCCGCGTACGATGACTGCTTCGCGGCGCTGCGGTGGGTCGCGTCGCGGCCGGCGGAGGAGCCGTGGCTGGCGGAGGGGCGGGCGGATCTGGGGCGGCTGTTCCTGGCCGGCGACAGCGCCGGGGCCAACATCGTCCACCACGCGGCGCTGCGCGCGGCGGCGGAGGGGCTGGGGCGGGATGAAGCGGCGATCGAGGGTTTGCTGCTGATTCACCCTTTCTTTTGGGGATCGGAGCCGATCGGGTCGGAATCTAGGGCTTCGGCGGACAGAGAGATGATAGATAAACTGTGGCAGTTGGCGTCTCCGGGGACCGACGGGGTGGACGATCCGCTAATCAACCCGGCGGCGAAGGGGGCGGCCAGCCTGGTGGCGCTTCCAGGCCGCCGGGTGGTAGTGGCGGTGGCAGAGAAGGACATGCTGAAGGACAGGGGGCGGGCGTACCACGAACTGCTGAGGCAGAGCGGCTGGAAGGGGGAAGCGCGGCTGGAGGAGGCAGAAGGCCCGGACGCCTCCCATGTCTTCCACCTCATCAACCCCGCCTGCGATATTTCGGCGAACATGTTGAAGACCGTCGCCGCCTTTCTCAACTCCGGCGAGTAG